A single Kryptolebias marmoratus isolate JLee-2015 linkage group LG7, ASM164957v2, whole genome shotgun sequence DNA region contains:
- the arhgap36 gene encoding rho GTPase-activating protein 36 — MSQVIANDQAYKRRQDALKESRRDCLDLEASILRFRAEKRQFFNGNKPLVCSSAITGGSPGSPSSNSVAPAPVFDSQSKPLLPTFLDNTSRGQRRGGLSVDCISDLVESQSRLLEALQLSHPAELELKKSPSEGKTPTKLSLNPIYRQVPRVVERCCNHIENYGLQTVGIFRVGSSKKRVRQLREDFDMGVDIQLDEEHSVHDVAALLKEFLRDMPDPLLPQELYPAFLHANLLRGAEQLQYLQHLLYLLPPCNCDTLLRLLSMLQTVQSFAQDSIGTNDEEIPGNKMTAANLAVIFGPNLLQRERGEDVSPHAMGIEDSTAIISVTLVLIQNYKRLFTVSAELQQEVLMSLIQTDPDVIDYLLRRKLSGSHLTVETSSESGGRRDTGASLDSVGASSGSVSPLEPPPLFPLENRGREGSLSSDVFLNVLKLNQNRKRQEAKYGEVHPRKSIHHMRQFHSHHNLLSLAQPSNCSRLHSQDADSQDRRVMLGSALSFSLGGGGSSAGSCSSLSGSTESSSIWVRQMPQEESKASNFWDFFTGKGSGSETVV; from the exons CTCTGCAATTACGGGAGGAAGTCCAGGCTCACCGTCGTCAAACTCTGTGGCACCTGCACCAGTTTTTGACTCTCAGAGCAAACCGTTGTTGCCCACATTTCTGGATaacaccagcagggggcagagGAGG GGTGGTCTGTCAGTAGACTGCATCTCTGACCTCGTGGAGAGTCAATCTCGCCTGCTGGAGGCACTGCAGCTCTCCCACCCAGCTGAACTAGAGTTGAAGAAATCACCATCAGAGGGGAAGACTCCGACCAAGCTCAGCCTCAACCCAATTTACAGACAAGTACCTCGGGTAGTGGAGAGATGCTGCAACCACATCGAGAACTATG GACTCCAAACTGTGGGCATTTTTCGAGTTGGGAGCTCAAAGAAGAGAGTGCGACAG CTGCGGGAGGACTTCGATATGGGGGTGGACATCCAGCTAGATGAGGAGCACAGCGTGCATGATGTGGCGGCGCTGCTTAAAGAGTTCTTGAGGGACATGCCTGATCCTCTGCTTCCCCAAGAGCTCTACCCTGCTTTCCTTCACGCCAACT TGCTGAGAGgagctgagcagctgcagtACCTCCAGCACCTCCTCTACCTGCTCCCACCCTGCAACTGTGACACGCTGCTGCGTCTCCTCTCAATGCTACAAACAGTGCAGAGCTTCGCCCAGGACAGCATAGGGACCAACGACGAGGAG ATTCCTGGTAACAAGATGACAGCTGCTAACCTGGCCGTGATCTTTGGGCCGAACCTGCTCCAGAGGGAACGAGGTGAAGATGTAAGCCCTCATGCAATGGGCATCGAGGACAGCACGGCAATTATCAGCGTCACTCTAGTGCTCATCCAGAACTACAAGAGGCTTTTCACg gtttctgctGAACTTCAGCAGGAGGTCCTGATGAGTCTGATCCAGACAGACCCAGACGTCATCGACTATCTGCTGCGGAGGAAGCTGAG TGGGAGTCACCTGACTGTGGAGACCAGCAGTGAGTCGGGGGGCCGTCGGGACACGGGGGCATCTCTGGACTCGGTGGGAGCCTCGAGCGGAAGTGTGTCCCCGTTAGAGCCTCCACCTCTTTTCCCTCTGGAGAACAGGGGCAGAGAAGGCAGCCTAAGCAGTGACGTCTTCCTTAATGTCCTCAAACTGAATCAGAACAGAAAACGTCAGGAGGCCAAATACG GTGAAGTGCACCCTAGGAAATCCATTCACCACATGCGTCAGTTCCACTCCCACCACAACCTGCTCAGCCTGGCCCAGCCCTCCAACTGCTCTAGACTCCACAGTCAGGACGCCGACTCCCAGGACCGCCGGGTCATGCTGGGATCTGCTCTGAGCTTCAGTTTAGGCGGTGGTGGCAGCAGTGCAGGAAGCTGCTCCAGTTTGAGTGGCTCCACCGAGAGCAGCAGTATCTGGGTGAGACAGATGCCGCAGGAGGAGAGCAAGGCATCCAATTTCTGGGACTTCTTCACAGGAAAAGGGTCGGGCTCTGAAACAGTGGTATGA